The genome window ataggaCTGTCTGGCTAGGTTTCTTGAGAGAGTGACAACTGAACAAATACCTGAAGGAGAAGAAGCAGTCAGCTGTGATTATAGCTGAAAGAGCAACACATGCAGAGGAGGACAAATGCAAGGTTTCTGCAGGGCGGGCATGTGTGGCTCGCTGAAGTGGAGCACACcagaaagatgaggaaaaaattaaatgagaaagtgTCCTTTTCCCTGGTTTTAGATCTGCAGCTGAACTCTTCCTTTGACTGGTACCTGCTGTTTGTCTGAATTCAGAATTAAAGAATGAAATACAATCTCACCATCAACTGATTCCGttctgtctttaaaaatgtaGCATTCAATGAAACACAAAGATCAGAACAGTTTAACCAAGAAACCATGGCCACGCTTTGGTGGTAACACTGGTCTCCATATTGCACCCAGTGATGCAGAGGAAGTCCACACTGGTCtcctaggaaaaaaaatatttatcactgAGAGCCGAAAGATGCTCATAAACAAGGCTTTACTGCTTCATAGCTTTTCCCTCTTAAAAAATTagactgttggccctggccagttggctcagcggtagagcgtcggcctggcgttcaggggacctgggttcgattcccggccagggcacataggagaagcacccatttgcttccccacaccccccctccttcctctctgtctctctcttcccctcccgcagcgaaggctccattggagcaaagatggccccgggcgctggggatggctccttggcctctgccccaggtgctagagtggctctggtcgcagcagagcgacgcctcggaggggcagagcatcgccccctggtgggcagagcgtcgccccctggtgagcgtgccgggtggatcccggtggggcgcatgcgggggtctgtctgactgtctctcacaatttccagcttcagaaaaagaaaaaaaaaaaaaagaatgagactgTTATTAAGAACTGTCAACAACTCAGAATTATCTCACTTCTAAATTACCTTGTTTCGCATTGAGTCCTTGTAAAGCCTCAGTGAGATATTCATTCGGCTTTCGGAGCCACTTGATGGTTGCTGTAGAGGACAAAGAGATTTGTCATTAGATAGGAACACGTtacatctaattttttttcaccatttcaaGAGTCATAATAATGATCAAGTGGCAAAATATGCAAGTAATTTTAGTCCAGTTTCCTTCCCTACTGAGTTAGTTTCATCTCTGGTGGAAATAATTGATTGCTTAGATACCAGCCTTTTAAAATGCACAAACATAGTGATTATAAGCAACAGTACAGTATTATAAACTCAAAGTTGTTAAGAGACTAGATCTTACGTGTTCTCAACACAAAAAGTAAATGACAGTTACGTGACATGATGAAGGTGTTAGGCAACACTGCTGTAGGACTCATATTGCAATACATAACTGTATCAAACCGACATATCGTACCCTCAAACTTGCACAATATATGTTAATCTCatctcaattaaaacaaaactaaactagtTTTGTGACATGATAAGACATTAAAATAGACTCAAATAGTTCATTTAATTGTTCAATATAAGTTTAATACATCAcatgaaaaaataacattttaatgcaAGGTCTTTGCAAagtatttatttatcataaaCATAGACtgcttttatattataatttaattatcataaaaaattTCTAATTACTTTGCATATAATGAAAACATGATTGCTTTTCAGATATTTGAGTTCTACTTTTATGGTCCCTGAATATCTTGCATAAACTTTTACTACTCACCTTGACACCTTATTTCTGACTTATATGTTTTCTCTAAGCCTCCCAAGGGCAGAgttcatattatatttatttttgattaccAGCCTAGTGGTTGGCATCTAGTGTGCACTGAATAAATgggataaataaatgtattattgaCCAATAAATTAATATAGGAAGATACTATGGTAAATACAAGACTGAGTTTCAGAAGATGGAATGAAGAATTAAAGAGGGAAGAAGACATCATGTTGCTATACTAGAGAGTTTCTTATTCCACAGTGCATATCGCTATATTAGAGAGTTTTTTATTCCACAGTGTAAACAACAATTTGAGGGCTGACACAAGAAAAACAATCTAGCATTCTGTAAAAGTAATTTATTCTAGTTCTGATATTACCTTTATTTTGTTCAAGAACTTCTTGAATCTGAAgtaagttttctgttttgttttggaaatACTCAACCCATTGATTAAGGTTCTTCATCTTGATCTCTGATGCCTGAACACTTTGAAAGTCTAAGAATAAGAATCCCAAATACATATGAAGTACGTCCTCCATTATGAAACAGTACTGTATTAGACTATGaagtttaaattttagttttctctttaataaattcccctataaatgttttcaaaaactagaaaaaaaatttagctaagtgtattttaatttattcactattATTTCTAAAGTCTAGTCTAAATCTGTAATATTCTCATAATTTCTTATGTTTCAAAGTgtttctatcatttaaaaaaatggttcattgcaattaaaacaaacaaaaacaataacaattgtcccaaatcttttgtttttatgactGGTTGATTTAATTGGTAGAATTTCACTTCCTAAACAAAAGTCTAAATTTTTGAATTTCAAACTAATGTCATCAAAGACaacttactattttaaaataacagatagcaaatgattttaaaaataaaagcattctatTGATTTAATATAAGCTGCTGGCCACGTGAATAATTTGAACAAATTGTCAAAGAAGTTTTCTATTTTCAGAGTAAAGACAACAGCAAATTCATTGAGGTAAATTTCTTAGTaagttataattttcaaaataatcataATACTTAATCATTACTATCAATATCTTATGGAGTATTGCAATAGTATATCCTccctagaaaaaaatgtacacttgagagctcacaaaattaaattcattcatATAGTTAAAAGTTGTGATATTTTCatgccatttctctttttttattcagcatGGCAATAATACATTTACCAAAAACTACTATCCGAAAATGGTTTAAAGAAGTATGACAATTTGACAAATAGGCTATTAATTTTCATACCCGCTCCCGAtaattactatatttccccatgataagatgctcccatgtataagacacatcttgaTATTGGGGccctaaactaaaaaaaacaacaacaactgtgttacataaagttattgaactcaagttttattcatcataaaattcatacaactccacaACAAGTGTGAAAAGCAAGTCAAAATATCTACaagcactgtataagacgcactcaggttttagactccaaatttttcgaaaaagggtgcatcttgacatggggaaatacagtaatgaaACTTACACTGATATCCAAGGAATCCACATAACATCAAGAGCAGCAGACTGAAGATTCCCAGGATCACAAGAGTTATTTCACATAGTGAATAGGGAAAGGTAAAAGCTAAGAAACAGAGTGAAAATCAGAGATAGTGTCAGCTCCAgttatttgaaaattaatgtcattatttttcacttattattgtttttaaaatatcgtCAATTATATGAATGAGAAAATCCAGCATGTGATTTATTATAAACTATTAAGTtgaatgaaaaacataaaaactatttaaaaggaGGTGAGGAAAAGAATGAACCTGGCTACTGTCCTACAAGGCCTGCTTATAAGACTGCCTTGGCTGGCATGTGGAAACTTAGATTTCAGGGGCGTTCCCACAACAATGACCTGGTAAGAGTGGCTCACTGGGCCTAAACTGTTTCTGCAAACCATATATTATACTTTGTGATAAACACATGTTTTCATTCTAGATGACTGAAACTTTGTTACATGCCAACCAGGGGCTGCCTAGGTGATCAGCCCCCAGTCAGCACCCTGAACACTGATTCTCCAGTGAGTTTCCTTGGTGAGCAACATTTGACAGGCATTGCCATAAGTTGTTGTTGAGGAAATTCACATGACCTGTGTGACTCTGCTGGGAGAGGGTCCTTATAACTTGAGCCTGGTCTCCCCACAACTTCACTTTCACATACCTTTTCCCTTTGGTAGTTTTGCTTTTGCAATTCTGCTGCCATAAATCTCAGCTTAAGAAAACTGTATGCCCAGTCCTATAGTTCTTTTAGAGAATCATTAAACATGAGTGTGGTCTTGAGGACTTCCCACACAGATAAAAATTTCACATATAGATATTATTAAATATCCTTAAACACTAGGTATAAAATTTCAGTTGAGATTACATTATCCTCATTAGTATCATTATATGAGGGAAATACTAAATTATGTGAAATTGATTCTAGTATTAAGATAGAATTCTTTCTATCCCATAATGTCAGCAATGTGAAACTGAGAGACCCTGCTCTACTAAACAATGTGAAATTTAATTATGATCAAAAGGTGACAATCATGTAGTAAtgtaattcctttttttctttttacaattttgcTGAAATTTATACCTTCAGTGCCTCTAAGTGTCTCACTTTCACATGAGAAAACTGGTCCAAATTTGTAAAAATGGCTTCTTCTATCCTTAAATATGCTTCttaacagtggtgggattcaaccggTTATCACCAGTTCAACAGAACCgatatttttttgttgagttcggcaaaccagttgttaaaatggcacttgtgatcagggttctctctaaagtgggcgcctgggcagctacccaatgtgaaaatcacaaatttacattccttttgtaatgttcatctgtgcaacagcatattctaagctcccatagtaatgttcagtccgtccacaggtgaaaaaaactgcaagtgaggacaccaatggagaagcaatatggaaatattttaaataagttttattgtttttttcaggaattatttaatatttttattaatattttaaaactcttataacaatctataGTGTTTTGTGAACCTCTTGTATTGTTCtattaagtattaagtgcatgaaataataaactaccttttggtatattgtttttttatatttaaaatggtcataaaggcagagagctggttgttaaattgTTTGGATCACACTActgcttcttaatatatatatacaatgatcAAACATCTCTGTGATAAAATGTTCTTGTTTTACTTCCAtacacattttgaaaattttaacctctatattttctctaaattttaaaatatccaaataGTAACCACTTGGAGAACAGTAAAACCAAGGGATGAGGTACCTTAAGATAacacagagaaaatataaataattttttttctttcttaacttaTTTATTCCATATTTAAAGATATGATTACATCAAAGTAGGTCAGGATTCAGATAAATGAGGGGGTATCAATCATTAATAATTGAACATCacttataatgaaaaatatgaaaaaatattatatggaaGTATCCTATATCACATTCATGAATGCATCCATTCTAGTAGAATGAAATAAATTGATTTATTGTGTAGCCTTATGATATAATTAACTACCTTTTTACTTGGATAATTAAATAGCTATGCATTTTAAAGAGATAATGCTATAAAGAATGAACTAGAAGGAAGATTCTATCTGTTTTGTTGTTtaaggaaataaagaacaaattgcATACTATATTGAACACATTTAATagcatataaaaaaaggaaaacaggagggaaatt of Saccopteryx bilineata isolate mSacBil1 chromosome 1, mSacBil1_pri_phased_curated, whole genome shotgun sequence contains these proteins:
- the LOC136320026 gene encoding C-type lectin domain family 1 member B-like, coding for MLCGFLGYQYFQSVQASEIKMKNLNQWVEYFQNKTENLLQIQEVLEQNKATIKWLRKPNEYLTEALQGLNAKQGDQCGLPLHHWVQYGDQCYHQSVAMVSWLNCSDLCVSLNATFLKTERNQLMNIMKLLAVNQTWLGLSYKEADNGWKWEDGSSPSGLLPLEECVMLLEVMDIEGVRINQYLLGSKQR